The Polymorphobacter megasporae genome window below encodes:
- a CDS encoding LacI family DNA-binding transcriptional regulator, with protein MTRIITIKDVALRAGVSPKTVSRVLNDEAHVRPGVRAAVQQVIADLDYRPNTFARSLSSSRSYLLGLLLDDPGSGYAADIQLGALIRCRARGYHLVVEPVDVAADGWLSALGSSLRSLRLDGAMLTPPLCDNQRLLDLLDDIGLPYVRISPSTDIDRSGFVRMDDRAAAYEMTSYLLGLGHRVIGFIKGDPTHSSSAERFDGYCAALADAGGLFAHAFVREGDFSFRSGLTLGEDLLGSATLPSAIFSSNDDMALGVLISAIKLGIAVPGMLSIAGFDDAPTARAAWPQLTTIRQPNGEMAAAAVDILVDPRYRSNVHDAAFRRLLDYSLVQRSSTGRFELDSRWAPAI; from the coding sequence ATGACCCGGATAATCACGATCAAGGATGTCGCGCTCCGGGCCGGCGTGTCACCTAAGACGGTTTCGCGTGTGCTGAACGACGAAGCGCACGTCAGGCCGGGAGTACGCGCGGCAGTGCAGCAAGTCATTGCCGATCTTGATTACCGGCCGAATACCTTTGCACGCAGTCTGTCGAGCTCGCGGTCATACCTCCTCGGATTGTTGCTAGACGATCCCGGCTCCGGCTACGCCGCTGACATCCAGCTCGGCGCATTGATACGCTGCCGCGCTCGCGGCTATCATCTCGTCGTCGAGCCCGTCGACGTCGCCGCCGACGGCTGGTTGAGTGCGCTTGGTAGCAGCCTGCGCTCGCTTCGGCTCGACGGCGCAATGCTGACGCCGCCTCTGTGCGACAACCAGCGCCTACTCGACCTGCTCGACGATATCGGTCTGCCCTATGTGCGAATTTCGCCGTCGACGGACATTGACCGTTCGGGGTTTGTCCGGATGGACGATCGCGCCGCTGCCTACGAGATGACGAGCTACCTGCTAGGCCTTGGGCACCGCGTGATAGGTTTCATTAAGGGCGATCCTACACACAGCTCATCAGCCGAACGATTCGATGGCTATTGCGCCGCGCTTGCCGACGCCGGGGGTTTGTTCGCGCATGCATTCGTTCGCGAAGGCGATTTCTCGTTTCGCTCCGGGCTCACGCTAGGCGAAGACTTGCTTGGGAGCGCGACCCTGCCGTCGGCGATCTTTTCCAGTAACGACGATATGGCGCTCGGCGTGCTGATAAGCGCGATCAAGCTGGGAATTGCGGTACCAGGCATGCTTTCAATCGCTGGATTCGACGACGCGCCGACTGCGCGTGCCGCGTGGCCGCAATTGACGACGATCCGTCAGCCAAATGGCGAGATGGCGGCGGCAGCGGTCGATATTCTCGTCGATCCCCGTTACCGGTCTAATGTCCACGACGCAGCGTTCAGGCGCCTTTTGGACTACTCACTCGTGCAGCGCTCGAGCACCGGCAGGTTCGAACTCGATAGCCGCTGGGCGCCAGCGATCTGA
- a CDS encoding MFS transporter: MWSFFRADADSRTDSAVALTLFALSSGIFFIGGFLTAIVSLLVPRLKLIYQLDYAQALLVQFASHLSYLLFAVPITLVVVRSGYMRSIAAGLAIMACGCIAIATADFVGSFILVLAALLLLALGITFLQIAANTVVTIVGTSDGSAARLTLLQGFNSLGTVLGPVLAAPLLLAGAGSGAAMTVGVPFLGSAIVLIGLTTAFILYRDLLDPASRQSAAVILTRLPALLQNRRIVAGMGAMFAYVGAEVTIGTLLTNYLMQREVLGVTPVTAGRLVSLYWAGAMIGRFAGAALLRRIATSRVLTSVALCAAALTMVATLASGVASAVALLAVGLCNSVMYPTIYTLALPSAEELAPLGGMLLCMAVVGGAVLPLLTGVAADAVGLAPALAIPALCYISIAAFAATRWRAT, translated from the coding sequence ATGTGGTCGTTCTTTAGAGCCGACGCCGACAGCCGGACGGACAGCGCTGTCGCGCTGACGCTCTTTGCGCTCTCAAGCGGCATCTTCTTCATCGGCGGTTTTCTGACCGCGATCGTCAGCCTTCTCGTCCCGCGGTTGAAGCTAATCTACCAGCTAGACTATGCTCAAGCGCTGCTAGTCCAATTCGCGTCGCACCTAAGCTATCTACTTTTCGCGGTGCCGATTACACTTGTCGTAGTTCGCTCGGGCTATATGCGCTCGATCGCCGCCGGGCTGGCTATCATGGCGTGCGGCTGCATCGCGATCGCGACAGCCGACTTTGTTGGAAGTTTCATCCTGGTTCTCGCTGCGCTGCTACTTCTCGCGCTCGGCATCACGTTCCTTCAGATCGCCGCGAATACTGTCGTTACGATCGTGGGGACGAGCGATGGGTCAGCTGCGCGATTGACCTTGCTGCAAGGCTTTAACTCGCTTGGTACCGTTCTAGGGCCAGTGCTAGCCGCGCCGCTACTGCTAGCCGGCGCCGGGAGCGGAGCGGCTATGACGGTCGGCGTGCCGTTCCTCGGCTCGGCAATTGTCCTTATCGGCCTCACGACAGCGTTTATCCTCTACCGCGATCTCCTTGATCCCGCTTCCAGACAAAGCGCAGCGGTGATCCTCACCCGCCTCCCAGCTTTGTTGCAAAATCGGCGGATAGTTGCAGGAATGGGGGCGATGTTCGCTTATGTCGGGGCCGAAGTCACAATTGGCACGCTACTGACCAATTATTTGATGCAGCGGGAGGTGCTCGGCGTAACGCCAGTGACCGCGGGTCGGCTAGTCAGCCTTTATTGGGCAGGAGCGATGATCGGACGCTTCGCCGGTGCGGCGTTGTTGCGGCGCATCGCGACGTCGCGCGTGCTTACCAGTGTCGCGTTGTGCGCGGCTGCATTGACCATGGTCGCGACGTTGGCGAGCGGTGTCGCGAGTGCCGTCGCCCTGCTCGCGGTGGGCCTGTGCAACTCGGTGATGTATCCTACGATCTACACGCTCGCACTACCGTCAGCGGAGGAACTCGCACCGCTCGGTGGCATGCTGCTGTGCATGGCGGTCGTCGGCGGTGCGGTCCTACCGTTATTGACCGGCGTTGCCGCCGATGCAGTCGGCCTCGCTCCTGCGCTGGCGATCCCCGCGTTGTGCTACATCAGCATCGCTGCCTTCGCCGCGACTCGCTGGAGGGCGACATGA